In one Arthrobacter jinronghuae genomic region, the following are encoded:
- a CDS encoding ABC-F family ATP-binding cassette domain-containing protein, which produces MISVSGLELRAGARLLMEAVSFRVDKGDKIGLVGRNGAGKTTLTKVLAGEALPAAGTVKRVGDIGYLPQDPRTPDMDQLGRDRILSARGLDKVSAQLKKCQDEMASDDPKISQKAMNRYDRLESEFLSAGGYAAESEAATICSNLALPDRLLNQPLKTLSGGQRRRVELARILYSDAETMLLDEPTNHLDADSIAWLREFLKNHTGGLIVISHDTELLEATVNKVFSLDANRATIDIYNMDWKRYKVQRETDERARKRERANTEKKAGILLAQANKMKARASGASAAQSMLKRVDRLMGGLDAVRANDRVAALRFPDPAPCGKTPMTAEGLSKSYGSLEIFTDVDLAIDRGSKVVILGLNGAGKTTLLRMLAGVDKPDTGKVIAGHGLKVGYYAQEHETLDTDRTVLENMRSSAPDMDDAEVRSVLGSFMFSGDDVEKKAGVLSGGEKTRLALATIVASSANVLLLDEPTNNLDPASRAEILGALSNYTGAVVMVSHDEGAVAALNPERVVLLPDGDEDHWNENYLDLVTLA; this is translated from the coding sequence GTGATTTCCGTATCTGGTCTCGAGCTGCGTGCAGGCGCACGGCTGCTCATGGAAGCGGTTTCATTCCGTGTTGACAAGGGAGACAAAATCGGGCTGGTCGGCCGCAACGGCGCCGGCAAGACCACCCTCACCAAGGTTCTCGCCGGCGAAGCCCTCCCGGCCGCCGGCACCGTCAAGCGCGTAGGCGACATCGGCTACCTGCCCCAGGACCCGCGCACCCCGGACATGGACCAGCTGGGCCGGGACCGGATCCTCTCCGCCCGCGGTCTGGACAAGGTTTCCGCGCAGCTGAAAAAGTGCCAGGACGAGATGGCCAGCGATGATCCGAAGATCTCACAGAAGGCCATGAACCGCTATGACCGGTTGGAGTCCGAGTTCCTCTCCGCCGGCGGGTACGCGGCGGAATCCGAAGCGGCCACCATCTGCTCCAACCTGGCCCTGCCGGACCGGTTGCTGAACCAGCCCCTGAAGACCCTCTCCGGCGGCCAGCGCCGCCGCGTGGAACTGGCCCGCATCCTGTATTCCGACGCCGAGACGATGCTCCTCGATGAGCCCACCAACCACCTCGACGCCGACTCCATCGCCTGGCTGCGCGAGTTCCTGAAGAACCACACCGGCGGCCTGATCGTGATCAGCCACGATACCGAGCTGCTCGAAGCGACCGTCAACAAGGTCTTCAGCCTGGACGCCAACCGCGCCACCATCGACATCTACAACATGGACTGGAAGCGCTACAAGGTCCAGCGTGAGACCGACGAGCGCGCCCGCAAGCGCGAACGTGCCAACACCGAAAAGAAGGCCGGCATCCTGCTGGCCCAGGCCAACAAGATGAAGGCCCGCGCCTCCGGTGCCTCCGCGGCCCAGAGCATGCTCAAGCGCGTGGACCGCCTGATGGGCGGCCTGGACGCCGTCCGCGCCAATGACCGCGTGGCAGCCCTCCGCTTCCCGGATCCGGCCCCGTGCGGCAAGACCCCCATGACCGCCGAGGGCCTCAGTAAGAGCTACGGGTCCCTGGAGATCTTCACCGACGTGGACCTGGCCATTGACCGCGGTTCAAAGGTAGTCATCCTGGGCCTCAACGGCGCCGGCAAGACCACCCTGCTGCGGATGCTGGCCGGCGTCGACAAGCCGGACACCGGCAAGGTCATTGCCGGACACGGACTCAAGGTGGGCTACTACGCCCAGGAGCACGAGACCCTCGATACAGACCGGACCGTCCTGGAGAACATGCGTTCTTCCGCGCCGGACATGGACGACGCCGAGGTCCGCAGCGTGCTGGGTTCCTTCATGTTCAGCGGCGACGACGTCGAGAAGAAGGCCGGAGTCCTTTCCGGCGGCGAGAAAACGCGCCTGGCGCTGGCCACCATCGTGGCTTCTTCCGCCAACGTCCTGCTGCTGGACGAACCTACCAACAACCTTGATCCTGCGTCGCGTGCCGAGATCCTGGGCGCCCTGAGCAACTACACCGGTGCCGTGGTGATGGTCAGCCACGATGAGGGCGCCGTTGCGGCCTTGAACCCGGAACGCGTAGTACTCCTGCCGGACGGCGACGAGGACCACTGGAACGAGAACTACCTTGACCTGGTGACCCTGGCCTAA
- a CDS encoding SURF1 family cytochrome oxidase biogenesis protein produces MYRFLFSARWLGWFVLVCVLAAACVGLGQWQMDRRTASLADTDRIESNYDAAPVPYDEAKDYFDTYDEAVEWLPVKLEGTYDSSEQRIIRNRPLKGRPGYEVLVPLKLDDGTSVAVNRGWLPIGDDEAGRPDSIPAAPEGRVSVVARIKAAEPTLTRSAPEGQLPSIDLGAFAEQLDYPLHQGSYGLMASEDPGPAVVPESAPRPEVDDGLHLSYGLQWYGFALMMFIGLGYAARQEALNRYYEGIDDEDEEDDDEIIAAHPAPSRRRPPRRRKRGPTGEEEEDAILDAQGF; encoded by the coding sequence ATGTACCGTTTCCTCTTTTCGGCCCGCTGGCTCGGCTGGTTTGTCCTCGTCTGCGTCCTTGCTGCTGCCTGTGTGGGACTGGGTCAGTGGCAGATGGATCGCCGCACAGCCTCCCTGGCCGACACCGACCGGATTGAATCCAATTACGACGCCGCGCCGGTCCCCTATGACGAGGCCAAGGACTACTTCGACACCTACGACGAAGCAGTCGAATGGCTGCCCGTGAAGCTTGAGGGAACGTACGACTCCTCCGAGCAGCGCATCATCCGCAACCGCCCGCTGAAGGGCCGGCCCGGCTACGAGGTCCTGGTGCCGCTGAAGCTTGATGACGGCACCAGCGTGGCGGTCAACCGCGGTTGGTTGCCGATCGGCGACGACGAGGCCGGCAGGCCGGACAGCATCCCTGCCGCCCCCGAGGGACGGGTGAGCGTGGTGGCCCGGATCAAGGCCGCCGAACCCACCCTGACCCGCAGCGCCCCTGAAGGCCAGCTGCCCTCGATCGACCTGGGCGCCTTTGCCGAGCAGCTGGACTATCCGCTGCATCAGGGCTCCTACGGGCTCATGGCCAGCGAGGACCCGGGGCCCGCCGTCGTACCCGAAAGCGCGCCGCGGCCGGAAGTGGACGACGGCCTGCACCTCTCGTATGGGCTGCAGTGGTACGGGTTCGCGCTGATGATGTTCATCGGGCTGGGTTACGCGGCACGGCAGGAAGCCCTGAACCGCTATTACGAGGGCATCGATGACGAAGACGAAGAGGACGACGACGAAATTATCGCCGCCCACCCGGCTCCGTCCCGGCGTCGTCCGCCGCGCCGCAGGAAGCGCGGGCCCACCGGCGAAGAGGAAGAGGACGCGATCCTGGACGCCCAGGGGTTCTAG
- a CDS encoding DUF3099 domain-containing protein has translation MARDTNRGESVPRITDAPSPHTDEMRARMIKYSVSMGIRVVCLFLMFFVHGWLLWVVIAGAVVLPYFAVIIANGGSDSRLMTASDAMIDSPPATTLDAPRAAEEPGESPETTVLPGEIVDNDYEIHDDEDKA, from the coding sequence ATGGCTAGGGACACGAACCGCGGGGAGAGCGTCCCCAGAATCACCGACGCACCCAGCCCGCACACGGACGAAATGCGCGCGCGCATGATCAAGTACAGCGTGTCCATGGGCATCCGTGTGGTCTGCCTGTTCCTGATGTTCTTCGTGCACGGCTGGTTGCTGTGGGTGGTGATTGCCGGAGCGGTGGTGCTCCCCTACTTCGCAGTCATCATTGCTAACGGAGGGTCGGATTCCCGCCTTATGACCGCCTCGGATGCGATGATTGACAGTCCGCCGGCCACAACGCTGGACGCTCCGCGGGCGGCGGAAGAACCCGGAGAAAGTCCCGAAACCACTGTGTTGCCGGGCGAAATCGTAGACAATGACTACGAAATCCACGACGACGAAGACAAGGCCTGA
- a CDS encoding beta-ketoacyl-ACP reductase, protein MQNTQENESGRSVLVTGGNRGIGLAIAKSFLAAGDRVAITYRSGEVPDGMLGVKADVTDMASVDAAFTEVEAAHGPVEVLVANAGITRDMLLLRMSEDDFSDVIDTNLTGAFRVVKRASKGMLRMKKGRVVLISSVVGLYGSPGQINYAASKSGLIGIARSLTRELGSRNITANVVAPGFINTDMTRALPEDTQKNYLSSIPAGRFAEPEEVANVVRWIAGDEAGYISGAVIPVDGGLGMGH, encoded by the coding sequence GTGCAGAACACCCAAGAGAACGAGTCCGGCCGCAGCGTCCTGGTGACCGGAGGAAACCGCGGAATCGGGCTGGCAATCGCCAAGTCGTTCCTCGCCGCAGGTGACCGCGTAGCCATCACGTACCGCAGCGGCGAGGTCCCCGACGGAATGTTGGGCGTCAAGGCGGATGTGACGGATATGGCATCGGTTGATGCAGCGTTTACCGAGGTGGAGGCTGCGCACGGGCCGGTTGAAGTCCTCGTGGCCAATGCCGGAATTACCCGGGACATGCTGCTGCTGCGGATGAGTGAAGACGATTTCTCCGATGTGATTGACACCAACCTCACGGGCGCCTTCCGGGTGGTCAAGCGTGCGTCCAAGGGCATGCTCCGGATGAAGAAGGGCCGGGTGGTCCTGATCTCCTCGGTGGTCGGGCTCTACGGTTCACCCGGGCAGATCAACTACGCCGCCTCCAAGTCCGGACTGATCGGCATTGCCCGTTCCCTCACCCGCGAACTGGGTTCACGCAACATCACGGCCAACGTCGTGGCGCCGGGCTTCATCAACACCGACATGACCCGTGCCCTGCCCGAGGACACGCAGAAGAACTACCTGTCCTCCATCCCCGCCGGCCGGTTCGCCGAGCCGGAGGAAGTTGCCAACGTGGTTCGCTGGATTGCGGGCGACGAGGCAGGCTACATTTCCGGTGCGGTCATCCCGGTCGACGGCGGCCTG